In Rhodococcus sp. OK302, one genomic interval encodes:
- a CDS encoding acetyl-CoA hydrolase/transferase family protein: MTFSLGEPTVSGRIRSSAFASKVTSAAEAVKFIHPGDTVAISGFASAGTPKVIIPALAERIHHTRGEGANFTINLLTGASVSTETERLLAEVDGIALRMPYQSEATARKRINDGRMDYVDIHLSHVAQQVWEGYYGNVDVAVVEVAGITESGELIPSASIGNNKTWLDVADKVILEVNSWVPEAMEGIHDVYYGTALPPNRKPLDIVRVEDRIGQTTFRVDPAKVVAVVETNCRDSASPLTAPDAVSEAIADHVLDFFGHEVRAGRMPADTLLPLQAGIGNVANAVLGGLDRGSYKGLTCYSEVIQDGMLKLIKDGTVAHASSTALALTEAGIEELTANVDFYRNHITLRPQEISNHPEVVRRLGIIAMNGMLEADIYGNVNSTHVMGTQIMNGIGGSGDFARNGYVSMFLSPSTARGGAISAIVPMVPHVDHTEHDTQVIVTEQGLADLRGLSPRRRARLIIDKCAHPEFRPILSDYVARADAQPGAGQTPHILGEAFSFHQRYLDTGSMRLS, from the coding sequence GTGACTTTCTCATTGGGTGAGCCCACCGTCTCCGGCCGTATTCGCAGCTCTGCATTTGCTTCGAAAGTAACGTCCGCTGCCGAGGCAGTGAAGTTCATTCACCCCGGCGATACGGTCGCGATCAGCGGTTTTGCCAGCGCCGGCACCCCCAAAGTCATCATTCCCGCCTTGGCGGAACGCATCCATCACACCCGCGGTGAGGGGGCGAACTTCACGATCAACCTCCTGACCGGCGCATCCGTGTCCACCGAGACGGAACGTCTGCTCGCAGAGGTAGACGGCATCGCCCTCCGGATGCCGTATCAGTCGGAGGCAACGGCCCGAAAGCGCATCAACGACGGCCGGATGGACTACGTCGACATACATCTCTCCCACGTGGCCCAGCAAGTATGGGAGGGGTACTACGGCAATGTCGACGTTGCCGTGGTCGAGGTAGCCGGTATCACCGAATCAGGTGAGTTGATCCCGTCCGCGTCGATCGGCAACAACAAGACGTGGCTCGACGTCGCCGACAAGGTCATTCTCGAGGTCAACTCGTGGGTGCCCGAGGCGATGGAGGGCATCCACGACGTCTACTACGGCACCGCGCTGCCGCCGAACCGCAAGCCGCTCGACATCGTCCGCGTCGAGGACCGGATCGGGCAGACCACGTTCCGCGTCGACCCGGCCAAGGTTGTCGCAGTCGTCGAAACCAACTGCCGAGACAGTGCGAGTCCGTTGACCGCGCCCGACGCGGTCAGTGAGGCTATCGCCGATCACGTTCTGGACTTCTTCGGCCATGAGGTTCGCGCGGGCCGGATGCCGGCCGACACGCTCCTGCCCTTGCAAGCTGGGATCGGCAACGTCGCCAACGCGGTGCTCGGTGGCCTCGACCGTGGATCGTACAAAGGCCTGACCTGCTACTCCGAGGTCATTCAGGATGGCATGCTGAAGCTGATCAAGGACGGAACCGTCGCCCATGCGTCGTCGACGGCCTTGGCGCTCACCGAAGCGGGCATCGAGGAACTGACCGCGAATGTCGATTTCTACCGCAACCACATCACGCTGCGTCCGCAGGAAATCAGCAACCACCCCGAGGTGGTCCGTCGGCTCGGCATCATCGCGATGAACGGCATGCTCGAAGCCGATATTTACGGAAACGTGAACTCGACACACGTCATGGGCACGCAGATCATGAATGGTATCGGCGGCTCGGGCGACTTCGCTCGCAACGGTTACGTATCCATGTTCCTGAGTCCGTCGACGGCCCGCGGTGGCGCGATCTCGGCGATAGTCCCGATGGTTCCGCACGTCGACCACACCGAGCACGACACCCAGGTGATCGTCACCGAACAGGGATTGGCCGATCTGCGCGGGCTCTCACCGCGTCGACGAGCCCGATTGATCATCGACAAGTGTGCGCACCCCGAGTTCCGGCCGATACTCAGCGATTACGTCGCTCGCGCCGACGCACAGCCCGGCGCGGGGCAGACTCCGCACATTTTGGGCGAGGCTTTCTCGTTCCATCAGCGCTACCTCGATACTGGCTCGATGCGTCTGTCCTGA
- a CDS encoding alpha/beta hydrolase family protein yields MFTLVISVSSAAGTDATVSPVRISYAADADTFGDLYLPPGDGGSLPVVILVHGGGWAQKSNLEYAGAWARTLTPYGIAVWNIEYRRVGGHGGWPTTLSDTVSATNALATVVQERSGGRLDLNRVHIAGYSAGGQLAAWAASRSSQGADTPEPKLEVPIRSATVMAGVFDMELAATVGKDRFVRNLLGGMPTEFPDRYRIASPIEHLPTGIPITALHGSNDRVVSIEQSRRYFDAARAAGDNVDLIELPNVGHGEFGNAESPAWAISKQAILEHVASK; encoded by the coding sequence ATGTTCACCCTCGTCATTTCCGTCTCCAGCGCAGCGGGTACCGACGCAACGGTCAGCCCCGTTCGTATTTCCTACGCAGCCGACGCCGATACATTCGGCGATCTGTATCTTCCCCCCGGCGACGGCGGTTCACTGCCCGTCGTAATCCTGGTTCACGGCGGCGGTTGGGCACAGAAAAGCAACCTCGAATACGCGGGCGCATGGGCTCGAACGTTGACGCCGTACGGAATTGCAGTGTGGAACATCGAGTATCGACGCGTCGGCGGGCACGGAGGTTGGCCCACCACATTGTCCGACACGGTCTCGGCCACCAACGCCTTGGCTACCGTCGTACAGGAAAGGTCCGGGGGCCGACTGGATTTGAATCGTGTTCATATCGCCGGCTACTCGGCGGGCGGGCAGCTGGCAGCTTGGGCAGCGTCGAGGTCAAGCCAGGGGGCCGACACTCCCGAACCGAAACTAGAGGTGCCGATCCGCTCGGCAACCGTCATGGCCGGGGTGTTCGACATGGAACTCGCGGCCACAGTCGGCAAGGACAGATTTGTTCGAAATCTATTGGGCGGCATGCCAACTGAATTTCCTGATCGATACCGCATTGCCTCACCGATCGAGCATCTTCCGACCGGAATCCCCATCACAGCACTACATGGAAGCAACGACCGAGTTGTCTCCATCGAGCAGAGTCGGCGATACTTCGATGCCGCCCGCGCAGCGGGCGACAATGTCGACCTGATCGAGCTTCCGAACGTCGGGCACGGCGAATTCGGCAACGCCGAATCTCCCGCCTGGGCTATTTCCAAGCAAGCAATTCTCGAGCACGTCGCGAGCAAGTGA
- a CDS encoding DUF2252 domain-containing protein has protein sequence MDPSPRPVGQIADIEVEPDGKATLRARQTPRSERRAIGKNLRKQVPRSALGDWSPPITRRDPVDQVNTAHEGRLDWLVPIRVGRMVASPYGFLRGTAGLMAEDLSTLPSTGINPVICGDAHVGNFGFYGSPERELVIDLNDFDEAHPGPWEWDLRRLVASIWVAGRQNGFTESQCESATVSCTSAYRNHLATLAERPLFGRSFDRVNLDGLTAHITDPGLQAEIARAADRARKRTSDHALSRFTVQEGGQRKLLENPPLTTHLTDQDADFLLQGLDEYLETLAPHWRRVVSGYNVVDVAHRVVGVGSVALRAYVALCEGSIPDDVLFLQLKQARRSVVAPFVHGKSAWHDHQGRRVAEYQQALQTVSDPLLGWCTVDDRQYYVRQFRNMKGSVDLNTIDASALTDYVAICGRLLAKGHARTSGASLISGYLGSSDVVDTALARFARLYADQTERDHEELRKAVTSGRIAAETGI, from the coding sequence ATGGACCCGTCCCCCAGGCCTGTCGGCCAGATCGCCGACATCGAGGTCGAACCGGACGGCAAAGCGACGCTGCGCGCTCGGCAGACTCCTCGAAGTGAGCGCCGCGCGATCGGCAAGAACCTCCGCAAGCAGGTGCCGCGGTCCGCGCTCGGAGATTGGTCTCCCCCGATCACTCGTCGCGATCCGGTCGATCAGGTAAATACCGCCCACGAGGGTCGACTCGACTGGCTGGTTCCCATCCGGGTCGGACGGATGGTTGCGTCGCCGTACGGATTCCTTCGCGGCACAGCGGGTTTGATGGCCGAGGACCTTTCGACATTGCCGTCTACCGGCATCAATCCCGTCATCTGCGGCGACGCGCATGTCGGTAATTTCGGTTTCTACGGCTCCCCCGAACGTGAACTGGTCATCGACCTCAACGATTTCGACGAAGCTCATCCCGGCCCCTGGGAATGGGATCTACGACGGCTGGTCGCGAGCATCTGGGTGGCCGGCCGCCAGAACGGCTTCACTGAAAGCCAGTGCGAGAGTGCAACAGTCTCGTGCACCTCGGCATATCGCAACCACCTGGCCACACTTGCAGAACGCCCACTCTTCGGCCGATCGTTCGACCGCGTCAATCTCGACGGCCTCACCGCCCACATCACCGATCCCGGACTGCAGGCCGAGATCGCGCGTGCGGCCGATCGCGCCCGCAAACGCACCAGCGATCACGCGCTTTCCCGCTTCACCGTCCAAGAAGGCGGACAGCGAAAACTGCTCGAAAACCCGCCGCTGACTACTCATCTCACCGACCAGGACGCCGACTTTTTACTACAAGGACTGGACGAGTACCTCGAAACCCTTGCGCCACACTGGCGTCGAGTGGTTTCGGGCTACAACGTCGTTGACGTCGCACACCGCGTCGTGGGCGTCGGTAGTGTGGCACTCCGCGCCTATGTTGCACTCTGCGAGGGCAGCATCCCGGACGACGTCCTATTCCTGCAACTCAAGCAGGCTCGCCGATCCGTCGTCGCTCCGTTCGTTCACGGCAAGTCCGCGTGGCACGATCACCAGGGCCGACGCGTCGCCGAGTATCAGCAAGCACTTCAAACCGTCAGCGATCCCCTGCTCGGCTGGTGCACGGTCGACGATCGCCAGTATTACGTCCGCCAGTTCCGCAACATGAAGGGTTCGGTGGATCTCAACACCATCGACGCGTCGGCGCTCACCGATTATGTTGCAATCTGCGGTCGACTGTTGGCCAAAGGCCATGCCCGGACCAGTGGTGCGTCATTGATCTCGGGATACCTGGGCTCCTCCGACGTGGTCGACACCGCCCTCGCCCGCTTCGCACGGCTGTACGCCGACCAGACGGAACGCGATCACGAAGAGCTACGCAAAGCTGTAACCAGTGGCAGAATCGCTGCCGAAACCGGTATCTGA
- a CDS encoding MBL fold metallo-hydrolase — protein MILEQYYIECLSHASYLIGDESSGTAIVVDPRRDVDGYLEDAQRYGLKIVGVVNTHFHADFVSGHLELRDATDAWIAFGESAETEYPIKRLTHGERISLGDVDIEVLSTPGHTWESISLLIREYADAVPTAVLTGDSLFIGDVGRPDLANLGDGTNTDLAQAMYRTIHNVLLALPDSVTVMPAHGAGSSCGKNMSDQLTSTIGEQRRTNPSVAPMSEGSFVDMITAGQPSVPSYFATDVALNKSARTLLDPARVVPQLSFADLRAEMSSGTAILDARSVEDFAAGHLAGTVNVGFDGRFAETGGMVAEIGDRIVLITYPGEQQEAAKRLARIGSDNVIGFVNSGGTFPAELIDLVRTAPRTTVSELAQLLADDAVTLVDIRNPGEREFGTIAGAVSIPLAQLRSRIDELPKDRPVIVHCAGGWRSSVAASLLRAQGLEHVTDLAGGYNAWLAA, from the coding sequence ATGATTCTCGAGCAGTACTACATCGAATGCCTCTCGCACGCCTCATACCTGATCGGCGACGAGAGCAGCGGAACGGCCATCGTCGTGGACCCTCGCCGCGACGTCGACGGATACCTCGAGGACGCGCAGCGCTACGGCCTGAAGATCGTGGGCGTCGTCAACACTCACTTCCATGCCGACTTCGTCTCCGGCCATCTCGAACTGCGCGATGCCACCGATGCCTGGATCGCATTCGGCGAGTCCGCTGAAACCGAGTACCCCATCAAACGACTCACTCACGGCGAGCGCATCTCACTCGGCGACGTCGATATCGAAGTACTCTCGACGCCGGGTCACACCTGGGAATCGATCAGTCTGTTGATCCGCGAATACGCCGACGCCGTACCGACAGCAGTACTGACAGGCGATTCACTGTTCATCGGCGACGTCGGACGCCCAGATCTGGCCAATCTCGGAGATGGAACCAATACCGATCTGGCACAAGCGATGTACCGGACCATCCACAATGTCCTTCTCGCACTGCCGGATTCCGTGACCGTCATGCCCGCCCACGGCGCCGGTTCTTCCTGTGGCAAGAACATGTCGGACCAGCTGACCTCTACCATCGGCGAGCAACGACGCACCAATCCGTCCGTCGCTCCGATGAGCGAAGGCAGCTTTGTCGACATGATCACCGCCGGACAGCCTTCCGTGCCGTCGTACTTCGCTACCGACGTGGCGCTGAACAAAAGTGCCCGCACGCTACTCGATCCCGCGCGGGTTGTTCCGCAGTTGAGTTTCGCGGATCTTCGTGCGGAAATGTCTTCAGGCACAGCAATCCTCGACGCTCGTAGTGTCGAGGACTTCGCGGCCGGCCACCTTGCCGGAACTGTCAACGTCGGCTTCGACGGCCGCTTCGCAGAGACCGGCGGAATGGTGGCCGAGATCGGCGATCGGATCGTCCTTATCACCTACCCCGGCGAACAGCAGGAAGCCGCTAAACGCTTGGCACGCATCGGATCCGACAACGTTATCGGCTTCGTCAACTCCGGCGGCACCTTTCCGGCGGAGTTGATCGACCTCGTGCGGACTGCGCCACGCACCACCGTGTCGGAGTTGGCACAATTACTCGCCGATGACGCCGTCACCCTCGTCGACATTCGCAACCCTGGCGAGCGAGAGTTCGGCACGATTGCCGGTGCTGTGTCCATACCCCTCGCGCAGTTGCGTTCTCGGATAGACGAATTGCCGAAGGATCGTCCCGTGATCGTCCACTGCGCCGGCGGGTGGCGATCCAGCGTCGCCGCTTCATTGCTGCGTGCACAGGGCCTCGAACATGTCACTGACCTGGCCGGCGGTTACAACGCCTGGCTCGCTGCATAA
- a CDS encoding nucleoside/nucleotide kinase family protein, with protein sequence MNPGPPTVTLPLDALVLRAAALMNTDRRYILGITGPPGSGKSTVASTLTRMLGPRSALVEMDGFHLANRELERLGLRHRKGAPDTFDADGYAALLHRLRTPDNAIYAPTFDRTLDESIGSAVPIGPETTLIVTEGNYLLLTEGQWPVARKAVDEVWYLDVPAGTRTDRLVRRHCGFGSSPDVAERWVRDVDQPNANAIEAVRSRADLIVRLTTQ encoded by the coding sequence GTGAATCCCGGACCACCCACCGTCACACTGCCGCTCGACGCACTTGTCTTACGCGCGGCGGCGCTGATGAACACCGATCGTCGCTACATCCTCGGAATCACCGGTCCGCCCGGTTCCGGGAAGTCCACAGTGGCGAGCACCTTGACCCGAATGCTCGGCCCTCGCTCCGCACTTGTCGAGATGGACGGATTCCATCTCGCCAATCGCGAACTGGAAAGACTGGGCCTCCGCCACCGCAAGGGCGCTCCGGACACCTTCGACGCCGATGGATATGCAGCACTCCTTCATCGACTGAGAACGCCGGATAACGCGATCTACGCTCCCACCTTCGACCGCACTCTCGACGAGTCGATCGGCAGTGCGGTCCCGATCGGGCCGGAAACCACGCTGATCGTCACCGAAGGCAACTACCTCCTGCTCACCGAAGGACAGTGGCCGGTAGCGAGAAAGGCCGTCGACGAGGTGTGGTACCTCGACGTCCCCGCGGGGACGCGGACAGACCGTCTCGTGCGTCGACATTGTGGGTTCGGAAGCAGTCCCGATGTAGCCGAGCGATGGGTGCGCGATGTGGACCAACCGAACGCCAACGCGATCGAAGCAGTTCGCTCTCGCGCAGATCTGATCGTGCGACTGACCACCCAGTAA
- a CDS encoding threonine aldolase family protein codes for MTSTYIDLRSDTVTTPDSEMRKAMADAEVGDDVLDHDPTMAALEEQVADLLGFPAALWVPSGSMGNLIALMMHLRRGDQFLAPEHSHVLGSELGTAAWLAQGMPMALPHDGGPGQPTPDTVRRAVGPGGPYYTLNTTLLCLENSHNFAGGAVMTTVQWTALVEAARSTNLLIHLDGARLWNAAAALHVSLDELTLGADTVQVCLSKGLGAPVGSVLAASTERIAEARRIRKMLGGGIRQGGVLAAAGIVALASRHRLVDDHANAQLLARGLRERGWNTTEPETNIVLADVTDPSAVVSRLATVGVGAVTVAGKVRFVTHRDVSTDDIESVLDRVSAIST; via the coding sequence ATGACGTCGACCTATATCGATCTACGCTCGGACACCGTCACCACCCCTGACTCGGAGATGCGCAAGGCCATGGCCGACGCAGAAGTCGGTGACGACGTCCTCGATCACGATCCGACGATGGCCGCACTCGAGGAACAAGTGGCGGATCTACTCGGGTTTCCTGCTGCCCTGTGGGTGCCCAGTGGTTCGATGGGCAATCTCATCGCGTTGATGATGCATCTGCGTCGCGGCGACCAGTTTCTGGCACCCGAGCACTCACACGTACTCGGTTCGGAGTTGGGAACCGCGGCATGGCTGGCTCAGGGCATGCCGATGGCCTTGCCCCACGACGGTGGACCCGGGCAGCCCACTCCCGATACGGTTCGCCGAGCAGTCGGGCCCGGCGGTCCGTACTACACGCTGAATACCACGTTGCTGTGCCTGGAGAACTCGCACAACTTCGCGGGCGGAGCAGTCATGACGACTGTTCAATGGACGGCACTGGTCGAGGCCGCACGATCAACCAATCTGCTCATCCACCTCGACGGCGCCCGGTTGTGGAATGCCGCAGCAGCGCTGCATGTTTCGCTCGACGAGTTGACTCTGGGAGCCGATACAGTTCAGGTGTGCCTGAGCAAGGGGTTGGGCGCGCCGGTGGGATCGGTGTTGGCTGCGTCCACCGAGCGAATCGCTGAAGCGCGGCGCATCCGAAAGATGCTCGGTGGAGGGATCCGTCAAGGCGGAGTGCTGGCCGCGGCCGGCATCGTTGCGTTGGCCTCGCGTCACCGACTGGTCGACGACCACGCCAATGCACAACTACTCGCACGCGGACTGCGTGAACGTGGATGGAACACAACAGAACCCGAAACAAATATCGTTCTCGCCGACGTCACCGACCCGAGCGCCGTTGTTTCACGCCTCGCCACTGTGGGTGTCGGCGCAGTGACTGTGGCCGGCAAGGTGCGGTTTGTGACTCACCGGGATGTGAGCACCGACGATATCGAGTCCGTACTGGATCGAGTGAGTGCAATCAGTACCTGA
- a CDS encoding DUF6292 family protein: protein MTAHIALPSASTCQRYVVAVAASVFAESVVWCDCPAFDAVLVLPGELPPHSGHRAVLAWNHYFGWALGVEDTPNSSFSVIECLGLGRMPDPFVCADRAVELIARATD, encoded by the coding sequence ATGACCGCTCACATCGCGTTACCCAGTGCGTCGACGTGCCAACGTTATGTCGTCGCAGTCGCCGCCTCGGTATTTGCCGAATCCGTTGTCTGGTGCGATTGTCCGGCGTTCGATGCAGTGCTCGTATTACCGGGCGAGCTTCCGCCTCACAGTGGCCACCGAGCGGTCTTGGCGTGGAATCACTATTTCGGTTGGGCTCTCGGCGTCGAAGACACCCCGAACTCGTCGTTCTCGGTCATCGAATGCCTCGGGCTCGGCCGCATGCCCGATCCCTTTGTGTGCGCCGACCGGGCAGTCGAGTTGATAGCGCGGGCCACAGACTGA
- a CDS encoding dihydroxyacetone kinase family protein has protein sequence MFMRSAKTFVPDALRGLIASTDDISWNPDPGYLTRAHPLPRGQVAIVSGGGSGHEPLHAGFIGAGMLTAVCPGLIFTSPNALQIHEASKTIDVGGGVLHIVKNYTGDVMNFGIARELLREDVIDADIVLVDDDVASERADGSGPGRRGTAATVVVEKVCGAAAERGDSLAEVVSIGRQVAESARSMAVALAPCTLPGATEPSFDLPAGQMELGIGIHGERGTERVDALPAPELVRRLTDPIVDSLQLVSGDRVIAVVNGLGATHPLELQLLFAELGEYLDQKGIRIERPLVGTFVTALTMAGASITLVRVDDQVLELWDAPCSAPAWPNSPARTYSAVGPSESFGPTYTLPTTQADDGTAWVADWAQKVLDQEPALTDLDRRAGDGDFGTNMVAALEQLDLTAMRDSYSTSTAFDALSQAYLGHAGGTSGALFGIWFRHFYRAAGNGRFDLAAVTTAARAGLDNITTLGGARPGDKTMVDAIVPAVEALEEAVRSGTTYDTALRQAANAAHAGAESTEAMVANRGRASYVGEAARGVIDPGALVIAWFFECGAGH, from the coding sequence ATGTTCATGCGCAGCGCAAAGACATTTGTCCCCGATGCACTTCGTGGACTGATCGCGTCCACCGATGATATTTCCTGGAATCCCGACCCCGGATACCTCACGCGGGCGCACCCTCTTCCGCGCGGGCAAGTCGCCATCGTGTCCGGCGGCGGATCAGGACATGAACCTCTGCATGCCGGATTTATCGGCGCGGGCATGCTGACTGCCGTCTGCCCCGGTCTGATCTTCACCTCACCCAACGCGCTCCAGATTCACGAGGCATCCAAAACCATCGACGTCGGCGGCGGTGTCCTCCATATTGTAAAGAACTACACCGGCGATGTCATGAATTTCGGTATCGCACGAGAGTTACTGCGTGAGGACGTGATTGACGCCGATATTGTCCTGGTCGACGACGATGTGGCCTCGGAACGAGCTGACGGCAGCGGCCCCGGGCGTCGAGGCACTGCAGCCACCGTCGTAGTCGAAAAGGTATGCGGTGCAGCGGCCGAGCGCGGTGACAGTTTGGCGGAGGTGGTCAGCATCGGCCGACAAGTAGCGGAATCCGCACGCAGCATGGCCGTCGCGCTGGCACCGTGCACGCTCCCGGGCGCAACGGAGCCGTCGTTCGACCTGCCGGCGGGCCAGATGGAACTGGGGATCGGAATCCACGGCGAGCGCGGAACCGAACGCGTCGACGCTCTGCCTGCACCTGAATTGGTACGACGACTGACTGATCCGATCGTCGACTCACTCCAACTTGTCAGCGGCGATCGTGTCATCGCAGTAGTCAACGGCTTGGGCGCCACCCATCCGTTGGAATTGCAGTTGTTGTTCGCGGAACTCGGAGAATATCTGGACCAGAAGGGAATTCGCATCGAGCGCCCACTGGTCGGAACTTTTGTCACGGCACTGACCATGGCGGGAGCTTCCATCACGCTGGTGCGGGTCGACGACCAAGTCCTCGAATTATGGGACGCTCCGTGCAGTGCTCCGGCATGGCCCAATTCGCCGGCAAGAACGTACTCGGCAGTGGGCCCGAGCGAATCCTTCGGCCCTACGTACACCCTTCCCACGACCCAAGCCGACGACGGAACAGCGTGGGTAGCCGATTGGGCTCAGAAGGTACTCGATCAGGAACCAGCGCTCACCGACTTGGACCGCCGAGCCGGCGACGGCGACTTCGGAACCAACATGGTGGCGGCCCTCGAACAGTTGGACCTCACGGCAATGAGGGATTCCTATTCCACATCAACCGCATTCGATGCACTTTCGCAGGCATACCTCGGGCACGCCGGCGGGACGTCCGGCGCATTGTTCGGCATCTGGTTCCGGCACTTCTACCGCGCAGCGGGCAACGGGAGGTTCGATCTCGCGGCCGTCACTACCGCTGCGCGAGCCGGCCTCGACAACATCACCACGCTCGGCGGCGCACGCCCCGGCGACAAGACGATGGTCGATGCGATAGTCCCCGCCGTCGAGGCGCTCGAGGAGGCAGTTCGGTCCGGCACCACGTACGACACCGCTCTGCGTCAGGCTGCAAATGCCGCTCACGCCGGCGCCGAATCAACTGAAGCGATGGTCGCCAATCGAGGCCGCGCAAGTTACGTGGGCGAGGCTGCGCGCGGGGTGATCGATCCGGGCGCGCTGGTAATTGCCTGGTTCTTCGAGTGTGGGGCGGGTCACTAA
- a CDS encoding sulfite exporter TauE/SafE family protein gives MTLALTLALGSVIGILLGLLGGGGSILAVPVLVYALGIPLEQAVPMSLLVVGIASLFGAIPKVAARQVQWRLAAVFAATGLLAAFAGSAVNRILPPAVTMTGFAVVMVVAGIRMLSETSNVGTACRIEGAGINWRRCTSRAIPAGLGVGFLTGLFGVGGGFLIVPALVLLLGVEMSVAVGTSLVIVTANSGSGLIAYLGDLTLDWGLVAAFTVTAIAGSVVAGRFGQHIDKARLQKWFAYLIFAVAAFVVLQVIVGT, from the coding sequence ATGACGCTCGCCCTGACCCTGGCACTGGGTTCCGTCATCGGGATCCTGCTGGGGCTACTCGGCGGCGGCGGATCAATACTCGCGGTTCCGGTCCTGGTCTACGCCTTGGGCATTCCGCTCGAGCAGGCAGTGCCGATGTCATTGTTGGTTGTCGGCATCGCGTCACTGTTCGGCGCCATCCCCAAAGTTGCCGCGAGACAAGTTCAATGGCGTCTGGCGGCAGTCTTTGCCGCCACCGGACTTCTCGCGGCATTCGCGGGCAGTGCCGTTAACCGGATCCTTCCTCCCGCGGTCACGATGACAGGCTTTGCCGTAGTCATGGTTGTCGCGGGGATCCGGATGCTGTCGGAGACATCCAACGTCGGGACCGCGTGCCGCATCGAGGGGGCGGGCATCAACTGGCGTCGGTGCACCTCACGCGCCATCCCCGCCGGCCTGGGCGTCGGCTTCCTGACGGGACTCTTCGGCGTTGGCGGCGGCTTTCTCATCGTTCCGGCCCTGGTACTGCTGCTGGGTGTCGAGATGTCCGTCGCGGTTGGTACCTCACTGGTGATCGTGACCGCCAACTCCGGTTCGGGTTTGATCGCTTACCTCGGGGATCTCACGCTCGATTGGGGATTGGTCGCGGCGTTCACCGTCACCGCAATCGCCGGGTCAGTGGTAGCCGGCCGGTTCGGTCAACACATCGACAAGGCTCGTTTGCAAAAGTGGTTTGCGTACTTGATCTTTGCGGTCGCAGCGTTTGTGGTGCTTCAGGTGATTGTGGGTACCTGA
- a CDS encoding antar domain protein yields MHNTMIHTDQHKTTDQTRVRALEIVCTLYRCTTDEAAALLVEHSQTNHIKVSNLAKALVALIDDSSSNSMSESASTLAAHFWLREIRNLSQTQRRSDHFHRHLVSA; encoded by the coding sequence ATGCACAACACCATGATTCATACCGACCAACACAAGACCACGGATCAAACCCGTGTGCGCGCACTCGAAATCGTCTGCACGCTGTACCGATGCACCACCGACGAAGCCGCTGCGCTGCTGGTCGAGCATTCACAAACCAACCACATCAAGGTCTCCAACCTGGCCAAGGCCCTGGTTGCACTCATCGACGATTCGTCGTCGAACTCGATGTCCGAAAGCGCGTCTACTCTGGCTGCACATTTCTGGCTTCGCGAGATCCGGAACCTGAGCCAGACCCAGCGTCGCAGCGATCACTTTCATCGCCACCTCGTCAGCGCCTGA